The Saccharothrix variisporea genome has a segment encoding these proteins:
- a CDS encoding suppressor of fused domain protein, translating to MRFGKRKHRDGSRDAVKRHLENHLGAVTSLSTIEVAGKATIDLHEHRDAPGTGQTTLVTNGLASFAREHAFAGEEGLAQELVMVLRTEYVTEAMLDFFARVADLYTSQHGLLDWGVPLKLGSPVPGSDDLSFLYPTPAAVFEESFQFVEQPNALTVFCLLVPLRDEEVDAVVRLGIEGFDEEMGRLDPDIGDLRRPGIPFRTG from the coding sequence GTGCGGTTCGGCAAGAGAAAACACCGCGATGGTTCTCGGGACGCCGTGAAGCGGCATCTCGAGAACCATCTGGGGGCGGTCACGTCACTCAGCACGATCGAGGTCGCGGGCAAGGCGACGATCGACCTCCACGAGCACCGCGACGCCCCCGGAACCGGGCAAACCACCTTGGTCACCAACGGGTTGGCATCCTTCGCGCGCGAGCACGCCTTCGCCGGCGAGGAAGGGCTCGCGCAGGAACTGGTCATGGTGCTGCGCACCGAGTACGTGACGGAGGCGATGCTCGACTTCTTCGCCCGCGTGGCCGACCTCTACACCAGTCAACACGGCTTGCTGGACTGGGGCGTCCCGCTGAAGTTGGGCAGCCCCGTGCCGGGCAGCGACGACCTCAGCTTCCTCTACCCGACCCCCGCCGCGGTTTTCGAGGAGTCGTTCCAGTTCGTCGAACAGCCGAACGCGCTGACCGTGTTCTGCCTGCTCGTGCCGCTGCGCGACGAGGAAGTGGACGCGGTGGTACGCCTGGGCATCGAGGGCTTCGACGAGGAAATGGGGCGGCTGGACCCGGACATCGGCGACCTCCGGCGACCCGGCATTCCCTTCCGGACAGGGTGA
- a CDS encoding nucleoside hydrolase: MSDRRAHRPGHRPRRRRRLRDPLPGRQPDIDLVAVGSVHGNVPAPLAADNALRLLDFVGLTHVPVAVRAHEPLIQPLHTAEFVHGPNGLGGHAGPPSTRRPITESAAEQLVRFARAYPGELTVIALGPLTNIALATMLEPRLPHLVRSLTLMGGAVTVPGNITPYADANTWHDPEAADIVLRAGYDLTLVGLDATETACAGATWLDHLADLDTPRARYANAILTHYAEVYTRLIGEKACTLHDPLAVAITLDPTLATHRELVLAVELTGTHTRGQIVADLRTLARDTNIESTIGTTRRPVKVIETVGTQAFLGKLLAALA; encoded by the coding sequence TTGAGTGACCGCCGTGCGCATCGTCCTGGACACCGACCCCGGCGTAGACGACGTCTCCGCGATCCTCTACCTGGCCGGCAACCCGACATCGACCTGGTCGCAGTCGGCAGCGTCCACGGCAACGTCCCCGCACCCCTGGCCGCCGACAACGCCCTGCGATTGCTCGATTTCGTCGGCCTCACTCACGTGCCGGTCGCGGTGCGCGCACACGAACCCCTGATCCAACCCTTGCACACCGCCGAATTCGTCCACGGCCCCAACGGCCTGGGCGGCCACGCCGGACCACCCTCCACCCGCCGCCCGATCACCGAATCCGCCGCCGAGCAACTCGTCCGCTTCGCCCGCGCGTACCCCGGTGAGCTGACGGTCATCGCACTGGGACCGCTGACCAACATCGCCCTCGCGACCATGCTCGAACCCCGCCTACCCCACCTGGTCCGCTCGCTGACCCTGATGGGCGGCGCGGTCACCGTCCCCGGCAACATCACCCCCTACGCGGACGCCAACACCTGGCACGACCCGGAAGCAGCGGACATCGTCCTGCGCGCCGGCTACGACCTCACCCTCGTCGGCCTCGACGCCACCGAAACGGCCTGCGCCGGCGCCACCTGGCTGGACCACCTCGCCGACCTCGACACCCCGCGAGCCCGCTATGCCAACGCCATCCTGACCCACTACGCCGAGGTCTACACCAGACTCATCGGCGAGAAGGCGTGCACCCTGCACGACCCACTCGCGGTCGCGATCACCCTCGACCCCACCCTGGCCACACACCGCGAGCTCGTCCTCGCCGTCGAACTCACCGGCACCCACACCCGCGGCCAGATCGTCGCGGACCTCCGTACCCTGGCCCGTGACACCAACATCGAAAGCACCATCGGAACCACCCGCCGACCGGTCAAGGTCATCGAAACCGTGGGGACCCAAGCGTTCCTGGGCAAACTCCTCGCCGCACTCGCCTGA
- a CDS encoding DUF6355 family natural product biosynthesis protein: MGSTTIRRTATIATTLASLALAPHSDASATQVVCGYHHVNPDQNEGAVAVYTHCADSFILILIHIDNSNGHAYHRCVSPWSTVPFFRGDGVTFGASAGPGTTPCPNPTQPPARGGH; this comes from the coding sequence ATGGGCTCAACAACGATCCGACGCACCGCCACCATCGCCACAACCCTCGCCTCGCTGGCACTCGCACCACACAGCGACGCGTCCGCGACCCAGGTCGTCTGCGGCTACCACCACGTCAACCCCGACCAGAACGAAGGCGCCGTCGCCGTCTACACCCACTGCGCCGACTCCTTCATCCTCATCCTCATCCACATCGACAACTCCAACGGCCACGCCTACCACCGCTGCGTCTCACCCTGGTCGACGGTCCCGTTCTTCCGCGGCGACGGAGTCACCTTCGGGGCATCAGCTGGCCCCGGTACCACGCCGTGCCCAAATCCGACACAGCCACCAGCGCGAGGCGGCCACTAG
- the ribD gene encoding bifunctional diaminohydroxyphosphoribosylaminopyrimidine deaminase/5-amino-6-(5-phosphoribosylamino)uracil reductase RibD — MTASEIEVSTMRRAIVLSAHGLGRTSPNPPVGCVILDASGQVVGEGYHERKGEPHAEVHALAAAGELSRGGTAVVTLEPCNHYGRTPPCREALINAGVARVVIAVMDPTSREEGGAARLRAAGVEVEVGVLADEARLVLGTWLDVLDRKRPVVTWSYRHTDGQIEPLPPELVVLESSGVDIVVAANGHVSEALPGSHGSDVFTVPSGAPLEEPVRFLEDLYLAGARTVVLATGTDLARPFIHGGLIDRIVVYSESSGPSQHRDPTRQTPMLPLGFVVDEVSSQAGCIRVDARPVNVGSPSGEAGRA, encoded by the coding sequence GTGACCGCATCGGAGATCGAGGTCAGCACGATGCGCCGCGCGATAGTCCTGTCGGCGCATGGCCTCGGCCGGACCAGTCCGAACCCGCCGGTGGGGTGCGTCATCCTCGACGCCTCGGGCCAGGTGGTCGGGGAGGGGTACCACGAACGCAAAGGCGAGCCGCACGCCGAAGTCCACGCGTTGGCCGCTGCGGGTGAGCTTTCACGTGGCGGTACGGCGGTCGTCACGCTGGAGCCGTGCAACCACTACGGTCGCACCCCACCGTGTCGTGAAGCCCTGATCAACGCGGGAGTCGCGCGCGTGGTGATAGCAGTGATGGACCCGACGTCCCGGGAAGAAGGCGGTGCCGCCCGTCTGCGCGCGGCGGGAGTCGAGGTCGAAGTCGGCGTCTTGGCGGACGAGGCCCGCCTTGTGCTCGGCACTTGGCTCGACGTCCTGGACAGGAAGCGTCCAGTCGTGACCTGGTCCTACCGTCACACCGACGGCCAGATCGAACCGTTGCCTCCTGAACTCGTGGTCCTTGAGTCGTCCGGCGTCGACATTGTCGTGGCCGCGAACGGGCATGTCAGCGAAGCGCTGCCCGGCAGCCATGGATCGGACGTCTTCACCGTGCCCAGCGGTGCGCCACTGGAAGAGCCAGTGCGCTTCCTTGAGGACCTCTACCTCGCTGGTGCTCGAACGGTCGTCTTGGCGACTGGAACCGACCTCGCCCGACCGTTCATCCACGGCGGCCTGATCGACAGGATCGTCGTCTACTCCGAATCAAGCGGCCCCTCACAGCATCGAGACCCAACTCGCCAGACACCGATGCTTCCCCTGGGCTTCGTCGTCGATGAGGTCTCCAGTCAGGCTGGGTGTATTCGGGTCGACGCCCGACCAGTAAACGTCGGATCACCCTCAGGCGAGGCCGGACGTGCTTGA
- a CDS encoding 2'-5' RNA ligase family protein, protein MSELEPMRDHWWWRPGWRVGRSFYTWHITFAGQPAMERFVSDYAPALARLPQLDPVPVRWLHLTLQGLGFADEIDPGDVDQIVAATRKRCAELEPFTITVGPAHADPETIQAPARPLEPLAELRLAIRAAIGDVWGRDAVPEPEAGFRAHVSLGYSNAAGPAEPVADALHVHGGHTAEATVSSVSLIDLNRDRKAYEWTEIASVELGAERH, encoded by the coding sequence GTGAGCGAGCTTGAGCCGATGCGGGACCACTGGTGGTGGCGACCGGGCTGGCGGGTCGGCAGGTCGTTCTACACGTGGCACATCACCTTCGCCGGCCAGCCTGCCATGGAAAGGTTCGTCTCCGATTACGCGCCCGCGCTCGCTCGACTTCCGCAACTCGATCCCGTCCCGGTGCGCTGGCTGCACCTGACGCTCCAAGGGCTCGGCTTCGCCGACGAGATCGACCCCGGCGACGTGGACCAGATCGTGGCGGCGACCCGCAAGCGCTGCGCCGAACTGGAGCCGTTCACCATCACAGTCGGCCCGGCCCACGCCGATCCCGAGACGATCCAGGCACCCGCTCGGCCGCTGGAGCCCTTGGCGGAGTTGCGACTGGCGATCCGAGCCGCGATCGGCGACGTGTGGGGACGGGATGCTGTGCCGGAACCCGAGGCCGGGTTCCGCGCTCATGTCAGCCTTGGCTACAGCAACGCAGCCGGGCCGGCGGAACCCGTCGCCGACGCGCTACACGTCCACGGCGGCCACACGGCCGAGGCGACCGTGTCGTCCGTGTCGCTGATCGACCTCAATAGGGATCGCAAGGCTTACGAGTGGACGGAGATCGCGTCGGTCGAGCTCGGCGCCGAACGGCACTGA
- a CDS encoding TIGR00730 family Rossman fold protein — translation MRVCVFCGSSSGRERHLEVAREVGRTLARRGIDVVYGGAAVGMMGAMADGALEVGGTVIGVIPQSLVDWEVAHRGLTELHVVADMHERKALMARLADAFVTLPGGAGTLEEMFEVWTWAQLGLHVKPLGLLDVDGYFGHLLKMVDHMVEEGFLKPAYRDMLLVADELDRLLDDFRDYQPPAYKWTEDGPLR, via the coding sequence ATGAGGGTGTGTGTGTTCTGCGGGTCGTCCAGCGGTCGGGAGCGGCACCTGGAGGTGGCCCGCGAGGTGGGCCGGACGTTGGCGCGGCGGGGGATCGACGTCGTGTACGGCGGTGCCGCGGTCGGCATGATGGGGGCGATGGCGGACGGGGCGCTTGAGGTCGGTGGCACGGTGATCGGGGTGATCCCGCAAAGCCTGGTCGACTGGGAGGTCGCCCATCGCGGGCTGACTGAGCTGCATGTCGTGGCGGACATGCACGAGCGCAAGGCATTGATGGCGCGGTTGGCGGACGCCTTCGTGACGCTGCCCGGCGGGGCGGGCACGTTGGAGGAGATGTTCGAGGTGTGGACGTGGGCCCAGTTGGGGCTGCACGTGAAACCGTTGGGGTTGCTGGATGTCGACGGCTACTTCGGGCACCTGTTGAAGATGGTCGACCACATGGTGGAGGAAGGTTTCCTCAAGCCCGCCTACCGCGACATGCTGCTGGTCGCCGACGAACTGGACCGACTCCTCGACGACTTCCGCGACTACCAGCCACCGGCCTACAAGTGGACCGAGGACGGTCCGTTGCGTTAG
- a CDS encoding helix-turn-helix transcriptional regulator produces MEKREHDEEPHSANARLRHALKAARDGAGLSQAELGAMVGYTRQYISLAEREGHNLPSRELVAAIDRALCTDGALVRLRDAARQEQLRGRSSSTASRSTPDTVEELLMSAAGESSEFLSWAESTNVGDLTIEQMHDDIRHIAHSYLKVPTLPLFARTKALRDRAFTILSGHQDPRHTRELYAAAGWSLTILAWISVDLGRADAAKDHARAAWMCAERADHNPLRAWVRATQHTAAFWQADYDVAARYATDGLNYVGTGTAELFLTSARALDLARAGDTQAAEDALHQAQRVADTAERAQDELAGPLTCTVDRAGSLWSDTELALGRADNALSLADRAVEQFEAAPEDERNRGSERMTRLQQVKAHLALGDLRSAEDALVPVLDTPSTQRVRPLVHRVTEVGTLAAQAGGMSDPTAGRIHAAVTDFRNDTVVRELSA; encoded by the coding sequence ATGGAGAAGCGCGAGCACGACGAAGAGCCCCATTCGGCGAACGCTCGCTTGCGCCATGCGCTCAAGGCGGCTCGGGATGGCGCAGGACTGAGCCAGGCGGAACTCGGCGCGATGGTCGGATACACCCGCCAGTACATCTCGTTGGCCGAGCGCGAGGGGCACAACTTGCCTTCACGCGAGTTGGTGGCCGCGATCGACCGCGCGCTGTGTACCGACGGAGCCCTCGTGCGCCTACGGGACGCGGCTCGGCAGGAGCAGCTCAGAGGACGTTCCTCGTCGACAGCGAGTCGGTCGACGCCCGACACCGTGGAGGAGTTGCTGATGAGCGCGGCCGGAGAATCCTCGGAGTTCCTGAGCTGGGCCGAGTCCACCAACGTCGGCGACCTCACCATCGAGCAGATGCACGACGACATCCGACACATCGCCCACTCCTACCTCAAGGTTCCGACGCTCCCGCTGTTCGCACGGACGAAAGCGCTGCGGGACCGCGCCTTCACGATTCTGAGCGGACATCAGGACCCGCGACACACGCGGGAGCTGTACGCCGCGGCCGGATGGTCATTGACCATTTTGGCGTGGATCTCGGTGGATCTGGGCCGCGCCGACGCCGCCAAGGATCACGCCCGTGCCGCGTGGATGTGCGCCGAGCGGGCCGACCACAACCCGTTGCGCGCGTGGGTGCGCGCAACCCAGCACACGGCGGCGTTCTGGCAGGCCGACTACGACGTCGCCGCCCGCTACGCCACCGACGGGCTGAACTACGTCGGCACCGGCACGGCGGAGCTGTTCCTGACCAGCGCACGCGCGTTGGACTTGGCCCGCGCGGGCGACACCCAGGCGGCCGAAGACGCGCTGCACCAAGCACAGCGAGTCGCTGATACTGCTGAACGTGCGCAGGACGAGCTGGCCGGACCGCTGACCTGCACCGTCGACCGTGCCGGATCACTGTGGTCGGACACCGAGCTGGCGTTGGGCCGAGCCGACAACGCACTTTCACTCGCTGACCGGGCTGTCGAGCAGTTCGAAGCCGCTCCCGAGGATGAGCGCAACCGCGGGTCCGAGCGGATGACCCGACTTCAGCAGGTGAAAGCTCACTTGGCCCTCGGCGACCTGCGCTCGGCGGAGGACGCGCTCGTGCCGGTGCTCGACACACCGTCCACCCAGCGCGTCCGGCCCTTGGTGCACCGTGTGACCGAGGTGGGGACACTGGCCGCGCAGGCGGGCGGCATGTCGGACCCGACGGCCGGCCGAATCCACGCAGCCGTCACCGACTTCCGCAACGACACCGTGGTGAGGGAGTTGAGCGCGTGA